The genomic segment CTTAATTTTTAGCAAATTCTGAACGATTTTTCCAAAAGGAGCAGATGGATGACCGTGACGCTTGCAACGCGCATTCAAGAAGTGCGCCCCTCTCCGACACTGGCTGTAGCCGCGCGCGCTACGCGCATGCGCGCCGAGGGGCATGATGTCGTGAACCTTGGCACCGGCGAGCCGGACTTCGATACGCCAGAGCATATCAAGCGTGCGGCCATAGCGGCCATTGAGGCAGGGTTTACCAAATATACCGCAGTCGATGGCATCCCGGAACTCAAGCAGGCGGTCGCTGACAAGTTTGCCCGTGAAAACAATCTCAGCTATGACACGCGTCAGGTATTGGTGTCTACGGGCGGTAAGCAGAGCATCTATAACCTTTGTCAGGCACTTTTAAATCCCGGGGATGAAGTCATTATTCCAGCACCGTTCTGGGTATCGTATCCGGATATTGTGCTGCTGGCCGGAGGCACGCCAGTGACGCTGCCATCCACACCGGCTTCCCGCTACAAGATAAGCCCACAAGCGCTGGAAGCGGCCATTACGCCCAAAACCCGGCTGCTGTTTCTAAACAGTCCTTCAAATCCCTCAGGGGTTGCCTACACCGCCGATGAGCTCTTTGCCCTCTCGAAAGTGCTGGAGGCGCATCCGCACGTGTATGTTGCGACGGATGACATGTATGAGCATATCATCTGGGGCATGCCCTTTATTAACATTTTGAATGTTAATCCGGCGCTTTATGCGCGCACTATCGTATTGAACGGAGTGTCAAAGGCGTATGCGATGACGGGCTGGCGCATTGGCTATGCCGCGGGGCCCAGGGAGCTGATAGCCGCGATGACCACCGTCCAGTCGCAGTCAACCTCAAACCCCTGTTCCATCGCGCAGAAAGCCGCCGTTGCGGCACTGACAGGCGGCAATGCCTGTGTAGAGGTGATGGTGGATGCCTTTAAAATGCGCCACGACTACCTTTGTGAGCGCCTTTCCTGCATTCCGGGCGTGGAAGTTATTCCCGCAGACGGCACGTTTTACAGCTTTCCAAATGTGCAGGAAGCGATTTTACGCAAGGGCTATCGCGATGATTTACAATTCGCGGAAGAGCTGCTCACACAGGAGGGTGTAGCCCTTGTGCCGGGTTCGGCTTTTGGCAGCGAGGGCTGTATTCGCCTGTCGTTTGCGACCAGCATGGAAAACCTCACAAAGGCAGCTGACCGCCTTGAGCGTTTCTGTCGAGGATAAGCGCTCAAAAACGCGAAAAACCTCAGAGGAGTGCTTGACCACAGGGCCGAATCGTTTTAAGATTGCGGCTCATTCCCCGGTAGCTCAGTCGGTAGAGCGGATGACTGTTAATCATTAGGTCACAGGTTCGAGTCCTGTCCGGGGAGCCAGTCTAAACAATATCGTTTTTTCTTTTCACACCCCCATGTCAACCATCAAAAATAACCGTGAGGCTGTTAATTTTCTTGCTCATAATGAAGCCGCATGGAATCAGCAGGCGATTTTACAAAATGAGTGGTCAAAGCCGGTGTCTTCAGAGCTGATTGAAGCAGCAAAAAGAGGTCAGTGGGATATTCATATCACCAAAAAACCGATTCCAGAAAGCTGGCTTCCCAAAAATATTAAAGGTAAGGATATACTGTGTTTGGCTTCTGCTGGTGGACAGCAGGCACCAGTATTGGCTGCAGCCGGTGCCAATGTTACAGTTTTTGACATTTCTGATAAACAGCTTGAACACGATAGCAACGTTGCAAAATGCAATAATCTAATATTGAAAACTGTTCGTGGTGATATGCGTGAATTAAAAGGGATTAATGATTCCTCATTTGATTACATTATTCACCCGATATCAAATTTATACGTACCAGATTTAAAGCCTGTCTGGAAGGAATGCTATAGAGTACTGCGTGCCAGAGGAGTGCTCCTGGCGAGTTTTTATAATCCGATTGTCTTTGTTTTTGGTAAAAATAAAGAGCTGGAAGCACAAGGTTTATTAAAGCCAGAATACGCTTTGCCCTATGCAGATATTGAACATCTTCCCCAGGGTATGCTGAATGAAAAACTAAATAAGAAAGAGGCCTTTGTTTTTGGGCATAGCTTGACGAGTCAAATTAACGAACAGCTTGAGGCCGGATTTCTTTTATCAGGTTTTTATGAAGATGAGCATCCATCACCGCGATTTTTAATTGAAAAATTCCTGCCAATAATGATAGCAACAAGAGCCATTAAACTATAGTGCATGCCTGCCGCAGGTATTTTTGGTTCTATATTGCTTATTTGTCCCTGTTTGGAAAAGTACTATCGGGACTGGCAAACCAAGGGCTTAGCGGCTGCCCGACTTGTTCCGATAGTCCCGGCATACTTTATTTGATTAAGAAACAGCTCCGCACGAAATTCACGGATATGTGTCACCAGCGCATCTTCAACAGCTCTTTCATTTGCTTTGCCGTGTATAGTCAGGAAATCAAAATTGAATGGATCTTTCAATATCTCATTCGCCAAATCAGATTGTGGTGCAGGTAAATGCTGATGGTAGTTGGAGGTTTTATTGTGGGTCATCGCCTGGCGTTCGCACAAACCACTCTCTATCTGCATTTCGAGGATTGAGCGTGACCAGCCATTTTTGATGGTTTGTGAAATGTGCCATTCACGGGTAGTATCATCTTTGACCATTTGCATTAAGCTGGTAATATGCCCCCAAGGCAATTGCGACACAGCTTGTGTCGTAATTGAGACATTGGAATACAGCATGGCAAATTGCTTCATGCGTTGCAGGTTTCGCACCGAAAATCCCTGTATTTCAGGGAGTGCCTGGCGTAAGTCATGCGATACAGGCTTGCATCATATTTGTACACAATGTACCATAACGCTTTTTCGTCAAAGGTTTTAAATGATGGCTTACAGTTTTCTCTCTCCACTGAGAGAAATAATAGAGACTCAAACGTATCCTCATGCTCGAACTTTACGTACAACGTTTTTACAAAAGCTTAGGGATACATCCCATGTACTGCTGGGAAAACCTTCTATTTTAAGTCCTAAACCTCATGTAGGAATATTCGATTACTTAACTTTGTATATTCCCTTTGTTTTATACAAATTTTTCGAATTAAGTCTTGAGAATGCCCGTAAAAATTCTCTATTCTGGGTTTTAGCAGCACCTCTTTTTTTAATTGGCTTCCCTTTTGATATTGCTCGTCTATTATTTGTCTTTGCAGTCACACTGATGTTTTCGCCAATAATCGCTATAGTACATGGTATTTCGCGTCTTGCCGCAGGTCAAAGTCATACAGACGCACTCAGTCTGCAGGGTCAGCTGCAAAATGGCAAAGGAGAAAGGCTCGGTCAGTTTTTAAATCAACATTATGTGGATTTAGAGGAACTGAATATTACAATTACACCTTCGTATGAAGAGGAAAAGCCTGCCAGTCAAAACGAAGAAAATGGCTCGAGCAGCTACCAGTTAACGTTTTGTAAAAAAGGCGCTGATGATCCTTTGCCTTTCACGGTTGTTTTAAGACAAGAAAATGGGGTGTACAGCCAGGCAAAAAACATTCATGCGCTGTTCAGGCTTAACGCAGGTAATGTTGTGGGCAATATTGAAGAAGCCAGCATTGCTGATAAACAAGCTATTTTAGCCATTTAGTGAATAGCATATACCAGCTGCTCTCACCCCCCTTGAGAAGTAGCTGGTGTATTGTGTTAACAAACGTCATTGAGTACGGACTCTACAGGGCATCCCTTCTTAAAAAGCACTCGAACAGAGACATGCATGCGATATGCATAACCAGGCAGCAATAAAAACATAACGACTTTCAATAAAATATTATTGACATGTTTTTGTTTTCGACTATGCTATTTCTGTTCTTATTTCTCGAGGCCTGATGATGAAAGAGTATGGAGTAACCGTAATCACCAGCACAATCCATGCGTTTTTGTATGTTTTTTTGGCGGCCTCGGTGGCTGTCCTGATTATTCCATGGGTTTTTACTGATAATTCTTTCAGTGCCGGATTGCTGGGGATGTTCGCTTCCTCTCATGCGGACCTGCCGAAGGCCTGGGCCTCTCCTCTTACAAGAATGCTTGGATTTGGCGGGTCGACCCTTTCCATATTTCCAATCTTTTTAGGGGTCTACATCCTGCTTAAACTTTGCAGCAACTATGCAAATGGCATTGTTTTTAGTGAGTCTAATGCCGGGTACTATCGTAAACTTGGCACGGTTTTCTTTTTTAGCGCATTGTTTTTGCAACCACTGAGCCATGTATTTTTTAGCCTGGCATCCTCCCTTAATAATCCACCCGGACAGAGATACATTAGTATTTCATTTACCATGGAAAACATAACCTCCATTTTTCTGGCGATGGTTCTGATGCTTATTGGTAGAGTGATGCAAGGTGGTCAGAAGATGGCTGAAGAACAGGCATTGACTGTTTAGGAGATGGCAATGGCGATCATTGTTGAGCTGGATGTCATGCTTGCCAGACGTAAGATGAAACTACAGGAGTTATCCCGTGCAGTTGGTATTACCATTCAGAATCTCTCCATTCTCAAGAATGGAAAGGCAAGGGCCATCCGAATAGAAACTCTTAATGCAATCTGCGAGGCACTTCAATGCCAGCCTGGCGATATACTTCGGTTTGAGTGCAGCATGAGCGAGAACGGCCATGAGAGGCGAAAAGAAAAGTCAATCTCATTATTGACTAAAAAATAAACTATAGCTCTTAATTATTTGTATTTATTAAACATTTAAATCCGAGGCGAATAATAATTTTTTCCGGAATTATTTCTATATTAACCTGAATGACAGCATTGCTGATAAACAAGCTATTTTAGCTATTTAGTGAATAGCATATACCAGCTGCTCTCGCTCCTCTTGAGATGTGGCTGGTTTATTGTGTTAACAAACGTCATTGAGCACGGACTCGACAGGGCATCCCTTCATAAAAAACACTCGAACAGAGGCTTGCATGCGATATGCATAACCAGGTAGCAATAAAAACATAACGATTTAAAATAAAAGATTAAAAGCCATCTGTGGTAATTTGCGATTTTTTGCCGCAGTATGCCATAATTAATAAAACCATCATGCTGGAGAATAGACATGGCTCAATCAGTACGGTTATCCGATACATTAGTTAAACAAGCTAAAGCGTTTGGTGAAGTGATGTCTCGCTCTGGGGCTGGACAAATTGAACACTGGGCCAAAATAGGAAAGCTTGCAGAAGAAAACCCTGAATTATCCTATGAGTTTATTAGAGACATTTTGCTGGCAAAAGCAGAAGTAGACAATGGACTGGTTGATGACTATGAATTTGACCATTAAGCAATCCGGTGCGTTTAAGAAAACTGTAAAAAAGCTGCCTAATCAAGCTTAAACACAGAGCCTGCATGCCGTTTTAACGTATTCTGGTACACAACGTGTGCCACCGCCAAATCTTGAATGGCAAGACCAACTGATTTAAATACCGTACGTTTTTCTTGAATTGGCGGAGCTTTTTTTAGTAACCAGGAGCCCAGTTCGATAATTGACGCTTTTGTGATGTTTTGCTGTTTAACCGCCTCGATAATTTCACCGGCCTCATGCATCGCGGCTTCAAGCTGGTCAACAATCACCACGGCGTTCTTGAGCACTTCACCACTGATTTCCTGCATGAGGGGGGTATGTGAGCCAACCGCGTTGATATGCACATGGGGTTTAAGGCCTTCCAAATGCACCAAAGGCTCTGTGCCTGCGGTCGCGGTGCAAATGATATCGGCCGCTTTTAAAGCCGGTGACAGCGCTTCGCACACGTGAATGTTGCAGGTGTTTTCCATTTTTTTGGCAAATTTTTTCGCACTTTCCAGATGCCGTGACCAGACCATGACTTTTTGTATCTCACGCACAGCCGCTACGGCTTCCAGTTGGGTGACTGCCTGTGCCCCGGCACCCACAATCGCTACCGTTGAGGGTTTATCGAGGGAGAAATATTTTGTTGCCAAACCAGAAACAGCGCCTGTACGCAGTGCGGTTAAATATCCCGCATCCATCAGTGTCAGCGGCTCGCCAGTTGCCGCGTCAAGCAGTAAAATCGTGCCATTAATAGACGGCTTGCCATGTTTCACATTATCAGGAAACACAGAAACCGTTTTTAAACCGAGGATGTTTTCTTTGGATAAATAAGCGGGCATTGTGAGTGCGAGGCCATTGTTCCCAACCGGTATGCCCGTTCGCATCGGCAGCGTGGCTTGATGTTCTGCCAGTTGCACAAACGCGCTTTCCATGGCGTCTATGGCCTCTGCCATGGTAATGTTTTGCTTTACTTCTGAAATCGATAATAATTTTAGCGCCATGCCTCACCCCCCTGTTAACAGGTTTTGGCTCCATTCATCAAAGGCCAGGTCCTGTGTGTGGGGGCGGGCCTCGGTCAGAGGAACCACCTCCGGGTGCGTGTACATGCAGGACGCAGCGATTGCCACTATTTTTTTACCATTCAACATTGTGTGAGTCTAAAATGCATTCAAACTTTAGCATTAAATTTGCAACCGTGCGTGAGGTTCCTTTAATTTTAGAGTTCATAAAAGAACTTGCTGAGTATGAACAATTGCTGCATGAGGTGGTGGCAACAGAAGCACTTCTCGAGGAAACGCTCTTTGGTCCTCGTGCACATGCTGAAGTGATTATCGGTTATCTGGACGATAAACCGGTGAGTTTTGCGCTTTTTTTCCATAATTTCTCTACGTTTTTGGGCAGGCCCGGCATTTATCTTGAAGATCTCTACGTCAAGCCCGAGGCGCGCGGACACGGGATTGGGAAAAGCATGCTTGTGTATCTTGCGCATTTGGCTAAAGAGAGAAAATGCGGTCGGCTGGAGTGGTGGGTATTGAACTGGAATGAGCCTGCCATTCGTTTTTATAAAAGTTTAGGCGCAAGAGCCATGGATGAATGGACGGTTTATCGATTAACGGGTGAATCACTGGACAGCATGGCCGGTGTCATTGAAAATTGACGTGGTTTGCAGCCGTGTCACCAATTGTCAACCGACCCTAAGGAGTATCCATGGCGGCAAGTGCCAGTACCTGTTTTTCTGATGAGCCTGTGGACATACTCGCGCCAGAGGCGTCAAACCTGTTGACGGCTGTCGTTCGGGGAGATGCGAAGGCTGCAACGGCATGCTTTATTGCAAGTCCCGCTCTGCTTTTTGTGCAATCCTCAGCCGAAGAATTTGCAAGAGGCCTTGAGGCTTCCCGGGGCAGAATGATTCACGCCACTCCCCTCGGTGCCATGCTGGGGGCGGGTGACCTCTGGATGTTTGAAGAGGCCATGGAGGTGCTTTATCAGACAAAGAATGACGCGCTGTTGCTGCAGGCACTTCTTACGATTGAAAAGCAGTTTCCGCAGGGATTTGAATACCCTCCATCAGTCTTCGATTTTGAGACGCTCGCCTGCACGCTGACAGCAGACACTCAACTTGCTGAAACCGGCAAAATCGGCGAGGCCACGCAGGTATTGCTTTCCGATTTTAACGCCCGGTTTACCCCCACGGACGTGTACGAGGGGTATCATTTTAATCTTAATGAGCTGAAAGCTGCCTGCGACATCTACAGCGATTACTGGGACAGGTGGCACGAGCATCAGCGCCGCGTGTACTGGATTCAGGTGATTGGAGCTATAAGCCGCCTCGTAAGTGCCGTTGATGCCCAGATATTAAGCGGCGGCATACGTAAAGTGGTTGAAGAGGGCAAGGCGCCCTGCAGAAGTTTTGCGCTGACAATAAGCCCGTCTGTCGATGCAAACGGCGTATATTTTCCCCTTGATACCGAACTCGATTGCCGTATGGGAGAGCATTTTGCCATTACCAGTTATTTCAGTGGCTGGGGCTTTCGTATCACCGATGCGCCCCCCTCCCGGGTCGCGTGGACCCCGGGGGCGTTATTAAAACCGTTAATGCAGGCGAGGGCGCTTAAAATAGCCGAGCATTACGACAGGCTGCGGGCGGCGATACCCGAAGAAGTGCTGGTTACCCAACGTCTCTCCAGGCCCGCGCGTCCTTCCGGTGTTTCAGGCTTAAGCCTTTTCACTAAAGTGCCTTCTCCTTTACCGGGTCAAGGCCACGCGAGACAATCGGTATCGCTGGACGCACATGGGGAAATGGAGCTGGCGGCAGGGCATTCAGTATTGGGCCTTTGACCCGCGCCCCAGAATGAAAAGCTGCCAGTTGCTGCGTGGGGAGCTGTTGTTGCAGCCGGCGTGATGGGCGTCAGTGTTTCTGAATCAGGAAGCAGAGCGTTAAAATCCACCAGCTTATCCGGTTGATTCGTGTGAATTCTGTACTCAAAAGGCGATTTTTCGCTGCTGGCCGCGGCGGGATAGGTCGCTGGGATTCTGGAGCGCATGACTGTGGCATGATGTTCCTCATAACAGGCATAGGCTGCCTCAGAAGGAAAGCAAATGTCTGTGACGAAGACGCTTCCCGCGGTGTTACACCGTGGAATAACGGCACTGATGAGCGGCTCTCCAGACTGATCGCGCAATCCCATTAATTCAGTGGCATGTTCCAACAAAAAGTCAGCATACGGAGGGGAAATCTCACTGGGGTGGATTCCGTCTTTCAGTTGCATGCGGATTCTTCGGATAACGGTCATTGCAGTACTCCTTCACGTAAAGGCATAAGCCAGAAAAAACTCAGCGCATTCTCCGTTATTGCCAGAGTAAGTCAATCAAAATATTAAAGGAATGCTGGATGAGTGGCCATGGTCAGAGCCCGTCATTCCGCCCACTGACATACGGTGAAATGCCTCTGCCATTGCCAGATGTGGTGTGCCTCTACTGTAAATGTAGAAACAAAAGACTCCCGTTGAAGTGTCTGTCCCGCGCTTAAAGCCGCAAAATCGTCTGTGGATTCAACGAGTGGGGAGAGCAGGAAGCCTGCTTCTGCCATGCTGGCATTTATCCGGTAGCGCTTCAAAGTGTTGTCTGAGCGCGTCAGACTAATATGAAGAGGAGAGGCATGGTAGAGCGTGGTGATGAGACGACCGGTGAGAGAAGGCTTGATTTGCAGTGTCGCAAAAGTCCGTTCATTTTTCGCGACGCTAACGGCCTCACCCAGTTTAAAGCGTTTGCAATCGCGCTCTGGCGCCGGCAGATTCAATGGCGCTTCCCGTTTTTTTTCGAGCCACAAAAAACCCTGAACAACTCCTTTTGACTGGTACAAAGACAACAGCGCCGGCCAGCTTGCGCCGTCTTCGAGTGCAGGCAGTCGATTATCAACAGGTGCCAGACGAAAAAGAATATTATCGGGGGCGTGCTCGCCCAGCAAATGGGCACGGTTCATCCCGGCAAGCGTTTTGTCAAAAACGGAATAACTTTGAAACACCGGACGTGGCGACCAGTTGAGGTTTGCCGCGAGCAGCGTGGTTTGATCGAAAGAATAGATATCAACGCGGCCCGGCAGTTGCGGCAGCGGGGTGCGACTGTTCCAGTACATCCTCGTGAGCGCATGATTTTCACGGAGCCATTCAGGATGGGTCAGGCGCATATGAATGCCATGCTGGAAGGTGCGCCAGGTGATGAGGCTGTTGCGCAGGAGATCGGGTGCGGTAGCGTTCGCTGTGATGGTGAAAAAAGTGATGGCAGCAGGCACAAGAGCTGGAAGCACATCTCGCAGGCGCACAAAAGCGGGCAGCAAAAGTGTAACCAGCAGCGGTGCCAGAGCCGCAGTGAAGGCATGTCCGCCATGGCGCGTAAAAGCGGCTTTAAAACACACAAAAAGGTAAAGAAAGCACAGTGTTACCACCCATCGGCGCGTCCTCGATGTCATCTCCCGAGACTTTAGCAGAACCCACAAGATACCGGTGACACTGCTGAGATACAGCAGAATGTCAGACAATGGTCCACCCAGTGCCATCGGCTCACTGAAGGCCAGTGCCATGTGTATGGAGGTAGAGAGGTAGTCAAAAAGCGCGCCGACAGGCTGTCCTGCCAGCATCCAAAAGACACTCATGGTAAGCAGCGGCGACAAAAGTGTTCCTGCCTCGCGGCGTTTTATCAGCAGGCAGGCAGAAAGGCCGAGCACCGCCATGCCAAAAAGGAGAAACGTGCCCTTCACCAGTGCCAGCAGGCCAATGGGCGCCAGCAGACCCGCCGCACTGACCGCTCGTGTTGTTTTCAAAAGACCAAGCCCTGCAATCAGGGGAATGGCAAGGAACAGGGCATCCCGCGAGCAGGCAATTCCTGGCAGCAGCAGGAACCAGACAGCGAGAGGCTGCCATCCACGCCCCCGCATGAGCAGATAAAGCCCGCCAGCGGTTGAAAGTGCGAGCAAAAGCCCGGCGAATAGTGTGAGTGCATCAGTCGCAGGATGAAAAACTTTGGTATACACCGGCGCGTAAGGCCCAAGCGTAAAAACAATGTCGCGTCCAAACACCAGTCCGCGGCCAACGGCCTCTGAGAGCGCATATGCCCAGGCGCCATCAAGGCTTATTGAGGGCATTTTCGGTGAAAGCGGGAGGATGACGGCCATCAGCGCGAAAGCAAGCCCGACACGAAAGCTCATGGTCAGAAAAGAAGAGACGGGTGTTTTTGGTATATGCATGCGCGTTTGTCGCCGAGGCCCGCGTTCAGTCATTGCGCGAGACGCGCAAACCCGTTGCCATTCTGCCGCAATCTCCCTACCATGTCACCCTCGCTTTTGGGTAACACAGTTTTTTGTCAGTAATGAGGTCGTGATGTGGATTCAGCTGAATATCCTCGGTGATGGTTCAAGCGCGCGCATTTATGCGCGGGCAAAACCGCGGGAGGCCGGGTATCAAACGGGTTTCGATGAATGGCGCGGCGTCTATATCTGGCATACGGATGAAGACCCTGCGATGCAAAAATTACGGAAACATCAGGTCAATAATCGTGAAAATGACCTTTTTGTAAACTTTAAAAGCCGGGTGCCGTTTGCAGATTTTTGCAAGAAATTTGCGCAATCCTCCTTCAACGACCCGGGTAGATACCAGCTCTTTTGGCATAACTGCACGCACTCGGCATTGTTTGCCCTGCGTCTGGCAGAGATTCCTCTTAAAATGCCGCTCTTTTTGGGCGGAAAACTGGCGCGACAGTCGTGGCTGCCGGTTCCTTTTTTGCTGACACCGATGGCCCTTTATCGAGTAGCTGAGGCGTATAAAATCCGATGCATTGAAGTGCTGCCGCCGAGGCGTCATCCGCTGGCTCGCGCTGAACGCGCCTTTAGAAAGCGCCAGAATTTTTTTCCCGAGGCGCGGCAAGAAGTGCTGAAACCGGTTTTAGAGGCGACGCAAAACTGCCTGAAACGCTATCCGCAACAGCCTGAATTTTATCTGAAGGCACTTGAGCGCAGTCTTGACGTGGCTGCATGCCCGAAAAAATTGCCGCACTATCGCCTGTTCGCCGACCGTTATCGGTTTCGTGACGCGTCATGGCGCGATACTGAGGTCTATCTTCTGATACACGTGACCGAGCTTTATTTTCTGACCATGATGACGCTGACGGTGGCAGGCATGATGAGCATGAGTCTTATTT from the Legionella geestiana genome contains:
- a CDS encoding pyridoxal phosphate-dependent aminotransferase, with translation MTVTLATRIQEVRPSPTLAVAARATRMRAEGHDVVNLGTGEPDFDTPEHIKRAAIAAIEAGFTKYTAVDGIPELKQAVADKFARENNLSYDTRQVLVSTGGKQSIYNLCQALLNPGDEVIIPAPFWVSYPDIVLLAGGTPVTLPSTPASRYKISPQALEAAITPKTRLLFLNSPSNPSGVAYTADELFALSKVLEAHPHVYVATDDMYEHIIWGMPFINILNVNPALYARTIVLNGVSKAYAMTGWRIGYAAGPRELIAAMTTVQSQSTSNPCSIAQKAAVAALTGGNACVEVMVDAFKMRHDYLCERLSCIPGVEVIPADGTFYSFPNVQEAILRKGYRDDLQFAEELLTQEGVALVPGSAFGSEGCIRLSFATSMENLTKAADRLERFCRG
- a CDS encoding class I SAM-dependent methyltransferase — encoded protein: MSTIKNNREAVNFLAHNEAAWNQQAILQNEWSKPVSSELIEAAKRGQWDIHITKKPIPESWLPKNIKGKDILCLASAGGQQAPVLAAAGANVTVFDISDKQLEHDSNVAKCNNLILKTVRGDMRELKGINDSSFDYIIHPISNLYVPDLKPVWKECYRVLRARGVLLASFYNPIVFVFGKNKELEAQGLLKPEYALPYADIEHLPQGMLNEKLNKKEAFVFGHSLTSQINEQLEAGFLLSGFYEDEHPSPRFLIEKFLPIMIATRAIKL
- a CDS encoding DUF1016 N-terminal domain-containing protein — its product is MRNLQRMKQFAMLYSNVSITTQAVSQLPWGHITSLMQMVKDDTTREWHISQTIKNGWSRSILEMQIESGLCERQAMTHNKTSNYHQHLPAPQSDLANEILKDPFNFDFLTIHGKANERAVEDALVTHIREFRAELFLNQIKYAGTIGTSRAAAKPLVCQSR
- a CDS encoding DUF2975 domain-containing protein, whose amino-acid sequence is MMKEYGVTVITSTIHAFLYVFLAASVAVLIIPWVFTDNSFSAGLLGMFASSHADLPKAWASPLTRMLGFGGSTLSIFPIFLGVYILLKLCSNYANGIVFSESNAGYYRKLGTVFFFSALFLQPLSHVFFSLASSLNNPPGQRYISISFTMENITSIFLAMVLMLIGRVMQGGQKMAEEQALTV
- a CDS encoding helix-turn-helix domain-containing protein; the protein is MAIIVELDVMLARRKMKLQELSRAVGITIQNLSILKNGKARAIRIETLNAICEALQCQPGDILRFECSMSENGHERRKEKSISLLTKK
- a CDS encoding ParD-like family protein; translated protein: MAQSVRLSDTLVKQAKAFGEVMSRSGAGQIEHWAKIGKLAEENPELSYEFIRDILLAKAEVDNGLVDDYEFDH
- a CDS encoding ornithine cyclodeaminase family protein, with amino-acid sequence MALKLLSISEVKQNITMAEAIDAMESAFVQLAEHQATLPMRTGIPVGNNGLALTMPAYLSKENILGLKTVSVFPDNVKHGKPSINGTILLLDAATGEPLTLMDAGYLTALRTGAVSGLATKYFSLDKPSTVAIVGAGAQAVTQLEAVAAVREIQKVMVWSRHLESAKKFAKKMENTCNIHVCEALSPALKAADIICTATAGTEPLVHLEGLKPHVHINAVGSHTPLMQEISGEVLKNAVVIVDQLEAAMHEAGEIIEAVKQQNITKASIIELGSWLLKKAPPIQEKRTVFKSVGLAIQDLAVAHVVYQNTLKRHAGSVFKLD
- a CDS encoding GNAT family N-acetyltransferase, yielding MHSNFSIKFATVREVPLILEFIKELAEYEQLLHEVVATEALLEETLFGPRAHAEVIIGYLDDKPVSFALFFHNFSTFLGRPGIYLEDLYVKPEARGHGIGKSMLVYLAHLAKERKCGRLEWWVLNWNEPAIRFYKSLGARAMDEWTVYRLTGESLDSMAGVIEN